The following are encoded in a window of Cryobacterium sp. CG_9.6 genomic DNA:
- a CDS encoding PP2C family serine/threonine-protein phosphatase: MATVIHSAAASHVGRVRSNNQDSGYAGHHLFVVADGMGGHAGGDVASSIAVKRIIEADTEYSSAADAEFALQAALIGANAQLAETVFEHAELTGMGTTVSALVVLNDEVAIAHIGDSRIYLLRDDELSQITIDHTFVQRLVDSGRITEAEAMVHPRRSVLMRVLGDVDSSPEIDTSILATLPGDRWLICSDGLTGVVSHTAMAAALSSGLSAADVADRLVKESLDGGAPDNVTVVIVDVGQPAERDDAPTVVGSAANPLALGDEPARQRPLRIPALRLHPVRETHFEPDSQDYLSELIEEDARRARRRKLTWLVGVILLVVAIAGAAVAGYQWTQTRYFVGTEGSTVAIYQGVQQDLGPIALSSVYQDTDLELSSLRVYDRQQVEKTISAASVAEAERIVERLKNASE, translated from the coding sequence ATGGCAACAGTGATCCATAGCGCAGCCGCGTCCCACGTGGGCCGGGTACGCTCCAACAACCAGGATTCCGGGTATGCCGGACACCACCTGTTTGTGGTTGCCGACGGCATGGGCGGCCACGCCGGCGGAGACGTAGCGTCCTCCATCGCCGTGAAGCGAATCATTGAAGCGGACACCGAATACTCCTCGGCGGCCGACGCTGAATTCGCCCTGCAGGCCGCCCTCATCGGTGCCAATGCCCAGCTGGCCGAGACCGTGTTCGAACACGCCGAACTCACGGGCATGGGTACCACCGTGAGCGCCCTGGTCGTGCTCAACGACGAGGTGGCCATTGCCCACATCGGCGACTCGCGTATCTACCTGCTTCGTGACGACGAGCTGTCGCAGATCACCATCGATCACACCTTCGTGCAACGCCTCGTCGACAGCGGCCGCATTACCGAGGCGGAGGCAATGGTGCACCCGCGTCGCTCGGTGCTCATGCGCGTGCTGGGTGACGTGGACTCCTCCCCCGAAATCGATACGTCCATTTTGGCCACACTGCCCGGCGACCGCTGGCTGATCTGCTCGGATGGCCTCACCGGTGTCGTCTCGCACACCGCCATGGCCGCCGCGCTCTCCAGCGGCCTCAGCGCAGCGGATGTCGCCGACCGGCTCGTCAAGGAGAGCCTCGACGGCGGGGCACCAGACAACGTGACCGTCGTCATCGTTGATGTGGGCCAGCCCGCCGAGCGCGATGACGCACCCACCGTGGTCGGATCTGCCGCTAATCCCCTCGCCCTGGGCGACGAGCCCGCACGCCAGCGACCGCTGCGCATTCCGGCACTTCGCTTGCACCCGGTGCGCGAGACCCACTTTGAACCGGACTCGCAGGACTACCTCTCCGAGCTCATCGAGGAGGATGCCCGCCGGGCACGACGCCGCAAGCTCACCTGGCTCGTAGGCGTGATCCTGCTCGTGGTCGCGATCGCCGGCGCTGCCGTCGCGGGGTATCAGTGGACTCAGACCCGCTACTTTGTGGGTACCGAGGGGTCCACGGTGGCCATCTATCAGGGTGTGCAGCAGGACCTCGGACCGATTGCTCTGTCGAGTGTCTACCAGGACACCGATCTCGAGCTGTCCAGCCTGCGCGTCTATGATCGCCAGCAGGTTGAGAAAACCATCAGCGCGGCATCCGTCGCCGAGGCAGAACGCATAGTCGAACGGTTGAAGAATGCCAGCGAGTAG
- a CDS encoding FHA domain-containing protein, with protein MSVSELTLLVLRIGFLLLLWMFIFGIVYALRSDLFGQRVRKLSTDAAAAPTASPAFQTPVAAMSMPSAAAAAAPTEQFSRPKAPAAPVATGLATAHNTGRLVITSGPKAGTEFPLGTDTITIGRSADSSLVIRDDYTSTHHARLMLWNDEWMIQDLDSTNGTFLAGTRVAVPTPVPLGTTVKIGATSFELRR; from the coding sequence ATGAGCGTTAGCGAACTGACCCTGCTCGTTCTGCGCATCGGCTTTCTGCTGCTGCTCTGGATGTTCATCTTTGGCATTGTGTACGCCCTTCGCAGTGACCTCTTCGGCCAGCGGGTCCGCAAGCTAAGCACGGATGCCGCCGCCGCGCCCACCGCATCCCCCGCCTTCCAGACACCCGTGGCCGCCATGTCGATGCCGTCCGCTGCCGCCGCAGCCGCGCCCACCGAGCAGTTCTCACGACCGAAGGCTCCCGCAGCACCCGTTGCGACGGGGCTGGCCACCGCTCACAACACCGGACGCCTCGTGATCACCTCCGGCCCGAAGGCGGGAACCGAATTTCCGCTGGGAACCGACACGATCACCATTGGTCGATCGGCCGACTCGAGCCTGGTCATCCGTGACGACTACACGTCGACCCACCACGCCCGCCTCATGCTCTGGAATGATGAGTGGATGATTCAGGACCTGGACTCGACGAACGGCACATTCCTGGCCGGCACGCGTGTTGCTGTCCCCACCCCTGTTCCACTCGGAACCACCGTCAAAATTGGTGCCACCAGCTTCGAGCTTCGGCGGTAG
- a CDS encoding DUF3662 and FHA domain-containing protein, translated as MGILDSFEKGLERAVNGAFAKTFRSGLQPVEITSALRRELDTKAAVVARDRILAPNRFTVRMSHTDHARMNALGDTLIDELTQLVKKHATEQRYQFTGGVSITLSEDRSLSEGMVQIDSSTFKGDVAWAPVLDINGKRYPLIKSRTVIGRGSDADITIDDSGTSRRHVEIIWDGARAQVKDLGSTNGSQLNGSPVTQSILEPDSVVTIGRTRIVFRVLAQGTPSGDANQRHDMGGFWGPSK; from the coding sequence GTGGGCATTCTGGATAGTTTTGAGAAAGGTCTCGAACGCGCCGTAAATGGCGCCTTTGCAAAGACCTTTCGATCGGGACTGCAGCCCGTGGAGATCACCTCGGCACTGCGTCGCGAGCTCGACACGAAGGCGGCGGTCGTCGCGCGTGATCGCATTCTCGCTCCCAACCGCTTTACCGTGCGCATGTCCCACACCGACCACGCCCGCATGAATGCGCTGGGCGATACCCTGATCGACGAGCTCACTCAGCTGGTGAAAAAGCATGCCACCGAGCAGCGCTACCAGTTCACGGGCGGAGTATCGATCACTCTCTCTGAAGATCGCAGCCTCAGCGAGGGCATGGTGCAGATCGACTCCAGCACGTTCAAGGGCGACGTTGCCTGGGCGCCGGTGCTCGACATCAACGGCAAGCGTTACCCCCTGATCAAATCCCGCACAGTCATTGGTCGCGGCAGCGATGCCGACATCACGATCGATGACTCCGGCACCTCGCGGCGCCACGTGGAAATCATCTGGGATGGTGCCCGGGCTCAGGTGAAAGACCTCGGGTCCACCAATGGCTCGCAGCTCAATGGGTCCCCCGTGACACAGTCCATTCTCGAACCGGATTCGGTCGTCACCATCGGCCGTACCCGCATCGTCTTCCGCGTGCTTGCACAGGGCACACCCAGCGGCGACGCAAACCAACGCCATGACATGGGCGGATTCTGGGGGCCCTCAAAATGA
- a CDS encoding class I SAM-dependent methyltransferase, which yields MPDARGKLPLAEILQILAGGQLPLRFTAYDGSFAGPVDASLGLELKTPRGTTYLATGRGDLGLARAYISGDLEMHGVHPGDPYELLKALASELVFKLPPPRVTATIIRSIGARNLRPIAPPPQEAQPRWRRAVGGLRHGKTRDASAIHHHYDVSNTFYEWVLGPSMTYTCACYPHPGATLNEAQENKYRLVFEKLRLKPGDRLLDVGCGWGGMVRYAARRGVTATGVTLSAAQTAWAQRAIVEEGLTDLAEVRYGDYRDIAETGFDAVSSIGLLEHIGVRNYPSYFGFLQSRLRPGGLLLNHCITRPDNQSEASTRGFIDRYVFPDGELTGSGRIICAAQDMGLEVVHEENLRQHYALTLRDWGANLVEHWDEAVAEVGLQTAKVWGVYMAGSRLAFETGGIQLHQILAVKPDAGANGLPLRPWWTP from the coding sequence ATGCCCGACGCGCGCGGAAAGCTCCCCCTCGCCGAGATCCTGCAGATCCTGGCCGGTGGGCAGCTCCCGCTCAGATTCACTGCCTACGACGGGAGTTTCGCCGGTCCGGTTGATGCATCGCTCGGACTCGAGCTGAAGACGCCGCGCGGCACGACGTATCTGGCCACCGGCCGCGGTGATCTGGGCCTGGCGCGTGCCTACATCTCCGGTGACCTCGAGATGCACGGGGTGCACCCGGGTGATCCCTATGAACTTCTCAAGGCGCTGGCCAGCGAGCTGGTCTTCAAACTGCCTCCGCCGCGAGTGACGGCCACCATCATCCGCTCCATCGGTGCCCGGAATCTGCGTCCGATCGCGCCGCCACCGCAGGAGGCGCAGCCACGCTGGCGCCGCGCCGTCGGCGGCCTGCGACACGGCAAGACCCGGGACGCCAGCGCAATCCACCACCACTACGACGTATCAAACACCTTTTACGAGTGGGTGCTGGGGCCGTCGATGACCTACACCTGCGCGTGCTACCCGCACCCTGGCGCAACACTGAACGAGGCGCAGGAGAACAAGTACCGCCTGGTGTTCGAGAAGCTGCGCCTGAAGCCGGGCGACCGACTGCTCGATGTGGGGTGTGGCTGGGGCGGCATGGTGCGCTACGCGGCCCGCCGCGGCGTCACCGCCACCGGCGTGACGCTGTCAGCCGCGCAGACCGCCTGGGCACAGCGGGCAATCGTCGAGGAGGGCCTGACCGACCTGGCCGAGGTGCGCTACGGCGACTACCGCGACATCGCGGAGACTGGCTTTGACGCCGTGTCGTCGATCGGGCTGCTTGAGCACATCGGGGTGCGCAACTATCCGTCCTATTTCGGCTTCCTGCAATCCCGGTTGCGTCCCGGAGGGCTGCTGCTCAACCACTGCATCACCCGGCCGGACAACCAATCCGAAGCCTCCACTCGCGGGTTCATCGACCGCTATGTCTTCCCCGACGGGGAACTGACCGGCTCGGGCCGGATCATCTGCGCAGCACAGGACATGGGCCTGGAGGTAGTGCACGAAGAGAATCTGCGTCAGCACTATGCACTCACGCTGCGCGACTGGGGGGCCAACCTCGTGGAGCACTGGGACGAAGCGGTGGCCGAAGTGGGTCTGCAGACTGCCAAGGTGTGGGGCGTGTACATGGCCGGGTCGCGGCTCGCTTTCGAGACCGGCGGGATCCAGCTGCACCAGATATTGGCGGTAAAACCCGATGCCGGCGCCAACGGCCTGCCGCTGCGGCCCTGGTGGACACCCTAG
- a CDS encoding FAD-binding oxidoreductase → MSPQATDARTAHTAGVERLVASYWAVPPTASVRLAKTTSNLFRSRVRPTAGGLDTSGLTGVIAVDPQARTADVGGMCSYDTLVAATLPHGLAPLVVPQLKTITLGGAVTGLGIESTSFRNGLPHESVLEMDILTGAGEVVTTSPSQHEDLYRAFPNSYGTLGYAVRLRIELEPVEAFVALRHLRFHSLTDLVSAMDGIVATGGMNGERVDYLDGVVFSADESYLCVGTQTAAAGPVSDYTGQQIYYRSIQHDDGVTEDRLTIHDYLWRWDTDWFWCSEAFGVQRPVIRRLWPRRYRRSSFYSTLMRYEQQFHIGDRIERMRGRPSRERVVQDVDVPIERCAEFLHWFLAHVPIEPIWLCPLRLRGHGWPLYPILPNHTYVNVGFWSTVPVGLITGETNRLIEHEVSELGGRKSLYSDSYYSPEEFGELYGGETYRSVKKRYDPDSRLLALYAKAVQRR, encoded by the coding sequence GTGTCCCCCCAAGCGACCGACGCACGCACCGCTCACACCGCAGGCGTGGAGCGTCTCGTGGCGAGCTATTGGGCGGTGCCACCAACGGCATCCGTTCGGCTTGCAAAGACCACCTCGAACCTGTTCCGGTCCCGCGTCCGGCCAACCGCCGGGGGCCTTGATACGTCGGGATTGACGGGCGTCATCGCCGTCGACCCGCAAGCACGAACGGCCGACGTTGGGGGCATGTGCAGCTATGACACGCTCGTCGCCGCCACGCTCCCCCACGGGCTGGCGCCGCTCGTGGTACCACAGCTGAAGACAATCACCCTCGGCGGCGCCGTCACCGGCCTCGGCATCGAGTCGACGTCCTTTCGAAACGGGCTGCCACACGAGTCGGTGCTGGAGATGGATATCCTCACGGGCGCGGGCGAGGTGGTCACCACCTCGCCCAGCCAGCACGAAGACCTCTATCGCGCCTTCCCCAACTCCTACGGCACCCTCGGCTACGCGGTGCGGCTCCGCATTGAACTGGAGCCGGTCGAAGCATTCGTCGCGCTCCGGCATCTACGGTTCCACTCCCTCACCGACCTGGTCTCTGCGATGGACGGCATCGTGGCCACCGGTGGCATGAACGGTGAGCGCGTGGACTACCTCGACGGCGTGGTGTTCAGCGCCGACGAGAGCTACCTCTGCGTGGGCACGCAGACCGCGGCAGCCGGCCCGGTGAGCGACTACACCGGCCAGCAGATCTACTACCGATCCATTCAGCACGATGACGGCGTCACGGAGGACCGACTCACTATTCACGACTACCTGTGGCGATGGGACACGGACTGGTTCTGGTGCTCGGAGGCCTTCGGCGTGCAGCGTCCGGTTATCCGTCGCCTCTGGCCGCGGCGCTATCGGCGCAGCAGCTTCTACTCCACACTGATGCGCTACGAACAGCAATTCCACATCGGCGATCGCATCGAGCGGATGCGAGGCCGTCCGTCGCGGGAACGCGTTGTGCAAGACGTTGATGTGCCGATCGAACGGTGTGCAGAGTTTCTGCACTGGTTTCTGGCGCACGTGCCCATTGAGCCCATCTGGCTGTGCCCGCTGCGGCTGCGGGGCCACGGCTGGCCGCTCTACCCGATTTTGCCGAATCACACCTACGTGAACGTCGGCTTCTGGTCGACGGTTCCCGTGGGGTTGATAACCGGGGAGACGAACCGCCTGATCGAACATGAAGTCAGTGAGCTCGGTGGCCGCAAGTCGCTGTATTCGGACTCCTATTATTCTCCCGAGGAATTCGGGGAACTCTATGGCGGAGAAACGTATCGCAGCGTGAAGAAGCGGTACGACCCCGATTCACGTCTCCTTGCTCTCTACGCGAAGGCGGTGCAACGACGATGA
- a CDS encoding flavin reductase family protein, which produces MRTHFDPSTVPPREFYRLLTSVVVPRPIAWVSSTSSTGVHNLAPHSFFTVASVDPPIIMFTSVGEKDTLRNIEATQDFVVNFSPVTLMAEINATGTAFDPEVSEFDRAGLTREPSLTVATPRVKESPSALECRLHEIIRMGDSTLVFGLVTHAVVNTDVLDGNHPRIDLLDPISRLGRDEWGTLGTVKQISRIRTVDWPGDFRARPRAES; this is translated from the coding sequence GTGCGTACTCACTTCGATCCGTCCACCGTTCCTCCGCGAGAGTTCTATCGCCTGCTGACGTCTGTGGTTGTTCCCCGCCCCATCGCGTGGGTATCGAGCACTTCGTCCACCGGCGTGCACAACCTTGCACCGCACTCGTTTTTCACCGTGGCGTCCGTGGACCCGCCCATTATTATGTTCACGTCCGTGGGTGAGAAAGACACCCTGCGCAACATTGAAGCCACCCAGGACTTTGTCGTCAACTTCAGCCCGGTGACGCTCATGGCAGAGATCAATGCCACGGGGACTGCGTTCGACCCCGAGGTGAGCGAATTCGACCGTGCCGGACTCACGCGCGAGCCGAGTCTCACGGTGGCGACCCCGCGGGTGAAGGAGTCCCCCAGCGCCCTCGAGTGCCGTCTGCACGAAATCATCCGCATGGGTGACAGCACGCTGGTCTTCGGTCTCGTCACCCACGCGGTCGTCAACACCGACGTACTCGACGGTAATCACCCGCGCATTGATCTGCTCGATCCCATCTCACGTTTGGGCCGCGACGAGTGGGGAACACTGGGCACGGTCAAGCAGATCAGTCGCATCCGCACGGTCGACTGGCCCGGCGACTTCCGGGCACGCCCGCGCGCGGAGAGCTGA
- a CDS encoding YtxH domain-containing protein — protein sequence MKNTFILLAGIAAGLLLASRASRRTFKKLSEKADRAWKDPNVQRAISQTEQAAKDAKAAAESTVSTLVDQASSVVDTAREQVTKVSKKAQAQVADAVDAATEAVERQSDTN from the coding sequence ATGAAAAACACCTTTATCCTTCTCGCCGGCATCGCCGCCGGCCTGCTGCTCGCGTCCCGAGCCAGCCGCCGTACCTTCAAGAAGTTGTCCGAGAAGGCGGACCGCGCCTGGAAAGATCCCAACGTGCAGAGGGCAATCTCTCAGACCGAGCAGGCGGCAAAGGACGCAAAAGCGGCCGCCGAGAGCACCGTTTCCACCCTCGTTGATCAGGCATCCTCGGTCGTGGACACCGCGCGTGAACAGGTCACCAAGGTGAGCAAAAAGGCTCAGGCACAGGTAGCGGATGCCGTTGACGCGGCCACAGAGGCTGTCGAACGTCAGTCGGACACCAACTAG
- a CDS encoding MDR family MFS transporter encodes MTERTLPQPAAGTVDAATLVDNSKRNSLVIGLLLASAFVVILNETIMGVALPNLMTDLSITASAAQWLTTAFMLTMAVVIPITGFLLQRFNTRPVFIAAMSLFSLGTLIAASAPGFEILLVGRIVQASGTAIMMPLLMTTVMTVVAPASRGKTMGNISIVISVAPAIGPTISGIILSVLDWRWMFILVLPIALSALLLGAARIQNVTTPRKIPIDTFSVILSAFGFGGLIYGLSNLGSVGESGVAMGVLLLVIGAVALLTFILRQVHLQRANRALLDLRTFRSRTFSIAIIMLGLSMIALFGTIILLPIYMQTVLGLDALATGLLLLPGGITMGVLAPFVGRIYDRFGPTVLLVPGTTLVSGALWSMTLMGETTAPALLMTAHITLSAGLSLIFTPLFTAGLASLTPELYSHGSAVVGTVQQLAGAIGTAVFIAVMTSQSTTLLAQGVTEVSATAAGVHAAFMYGAVISLFGIPLAFFVRRVPLAVPAGL; translated from the coding sequence ATGACCGAACGCACTCTGCCTCAGCCGGCCGCCGGCACGGTCGACGCTGCCACCCTCGTTGATAACTCGAAGCGCAACAGCCTCGTCATCGGCCTGCTGCTGGCGTCCGCCTTCGTCGTCATCCTGAACGAGACGATCATGGGTGTGGCCCTGCCGAACCTGATGACCGATCTCAGCATCACGGCATCCGCTGCCCAGTGGTTGACGACGGCGTTCATGCTCACCATGGCCGTGGTTATCCCCATCACGGGATTCCTGCTGCAGCGTTTCAACACCCGGCCGGTGTTTATTGCGGCCATGTCACTGTTCAGCCTCGGCACCTTGATTGCAGCGAGTGCACCGGGTTTTGAGATTCTCCTGGTGGGTCGCATCGTGCAGGCCAGCGGAACAGCCATCATGATGCCGCTGCTCATGACCACGGTCATGACCGTCGTGGCGCCCGCTTCGCGCGGCAAGACGATGGGCAACATTTCCATCGTCATCTCTGTCGCCCCGGCCATTGGCCCCACCATTTCGGGAATCATTCTGAGCGTTCTCGACTGGCGCTGGATGTTCATCCTGGTTTTGCCCATTGCCCTCAGCGCTTTGCTCCTCGGCGCCGCGCGCATTCAGAATGTGACAACGCCGCGCAAGATTCCCATCGACACCTTCTCGGTGATCCTGTCGGCGTTTGGCTTCGGTGGACTCATCTACGGCCTCAGTAACCTCGGCTCCGTCGGAGAGTCTGGCGTGGCCATGGGTGTCCTCCTGTTGGTCATTGGAGCGGTTGCCCTGCTCACCTTCATCCTCCGCCAGGTTCATCTGCAGCGCGCCAACCGTGCTCTGCTCGATCTGCGCACCTTCCGGTCACGAACGTTCTCGATCGCCATCATCATGCTCGGTCTGAGCATGATCGCTCTTTTTGGAACCATCATTCTGCTGCCGATCTACATGCAGACCGTGTTGGGCCTCGATGCGTTGGCAACGGGTCTGTTGCTGCTGCCCGGCGGCATCACCATGGGTGTTTTGGCGCCGTTCGTGGGTCGCATTTACGATCGATTCGGTCCCACGGTTCTGCTGGTGCCCGGCACGACTCTGGTGAGCGGGGCGCTCTGGTCCATGACCCTGATGGGCGAGACCACGGCTCCCGCACTGCTGATGACCGCTCACATCACGCTCAGTGCCGGGCTCTCCCTCATCTTCACGCCACTGTTCACCGCCGGTCTCGCGTCGTTGACACCCGAGCTTTACTCGCACGGCAGCGCCGTGGTGGGTACGGTTCAGCAGCTTGCTGGCGCGATCGGAACGGCCGTGTTCATCGCCGTCATGACCTCACAGTCCACCACCCTGCTCGCTCAGGGTGTGACGGAGGTCTCCGCCACGGCCGCCGGCGTTCACGCGGCATTCATGTACGGCGCCGTCATCTCTCTGTTCGGGATTCCACTGGCATTCTTCGTGCGCCGCGTTCCGCTGGCCGTCCCCGCAGGTCTCTAG
- a CDS encoding excinuclease ABC subunit UvrA: MQPESASVSVPETETHHTTGFVRVRGARENNLQNVDVDVPRDAIVAFTGVSGSGKSSLAFGTIFAEAQRRFFESVAPYARRLIQQGHTPRVDEITGLPPAVALQQRRGTPSSRSSVGTVTTLSNSLRMLYSRAGMYPDGATRLESDSFSPNTALGACPSCQGLGTAHTVTEESMVLDPGLTIREGAISAWPGAWQGKNLRDILRALDYDVDTVWSAMSRADRDWILFTDEQPVVDIMPERERPRPYKGKFWSAQSYVMHTLADSKSAGVRNRVLQYVESGPCPLCGGSGLTRAALAVTVDSRTIAELNALPLTTLAAVLRGTTDAGNTGVANEGRADARSLVAATITADLLRRIDVLLELGLGYLSLGRATPTLSPGEMQRLRIATQLRAGLFGVIYVLDEPSAGLHPADAEPLLAVLEELKSTGNSVFVVEHNMDVVRRADWIVDVGPHAGANGGQVLYSGPTEGLAEVSSSVTREFLFADQRAQDAERAPRHPLGWLTLEGITRHNLQNLDARFPLGVLTAVTGVSGSGKSTLVSQVLAEAVGLHLHPDQDAQTSTAPTGSATGEDDAPDEDDDASGATTVQAISGADVIDRIVRVDQKPIGRTPRSNLATYTGLFDAVRSTFAATPEARARSYNAGRFSFNVAGGRCPTCLGEGFVAVGLLFLPGSYAPCPDCGGSRYNPETLEVTYRDKNVADVLGLTVDAAAAFLADVPVALRSLETLQEVGLGYLRLGQPATELSGGEAQRIKLATELQRARRGHTLYVLDEPTTGLHPADVVLLLTQLNRLVDIGNTVIVVEHDMDVVAAADWVIDIGPSGGDKGGRIVAEGTPHAVAAHPTSRTAPYLALRLA; the protein is encoded by the coding sequence ATGCAGCCTGAATCCGCGTCCGTCTCCGTGCCCGAGACCGAGACACACCACACGACTGGTTTTGTTCGCGTGCGCGGTGCTCGGGAGAACAACCTGCAGAACGTGGACGTGGATGTTCCGCGCGATGCGATCGTGGCTTTCACCGGAGTATCCGGTTCAGGAAAATCATCCCTGGCCTTCGGCACCATCTTTGCCGAGGCGCAGCGACGGTTCTTCGAGTCGGTGGCACCGTACGCTCGGCGTCTGATTCAGCAGGGACACACCCCCCGCGTCGATGAGATCACCGGCCTCCCCCCGGCGGTTGCTCTGCAACAGCGTCGCGGCACACCCAGCTCACGTTCGAGTGTGGGTACCGTGACCACGCTGTCGAATTCCCTCCGCATGTTGTATTCTCGTGCGGGAATGTATCCAGACGGAGCCACGCGGCTCGAGTCGGACTCCTTCTCGCCCAACACCGCACTGGGTGCCTGCCCGTCCTGCCAGGGTCTCGGCACGGCGCACACGGTCACCGAGGAGTCCATGGTCCTCGACCCGGGACTTACGATTCGCGAGGGTGCCATCAGTGCGTGGCCCGGCGCGTGGCAGGGCAAGAACCTGCGCGACATTCTGCGCGCCCTCGACTACGACGTGGACACCGTGTGGAGCGCCATGAGCCGCGCCGACCGGGACTGGATTCTCTTTACGGACGAACAACCGGTGGTCGACATCATGCCGGAGCGAGAACGCCCGAGGCCCTACAAGGGCAAGTTCTGGAGTGCCCAGAGCTATGTCATGCACACCCTGGCCGATTCCAAGAGCGCCGGGGTGCGAAACCGCGTGCTGCAGTACGTGGAATCGGGACCGTGCCCACTCTGTGGAGGCAGCGGTTTGACCCGAGCAGCACTCGCTGTCACCGTGGACTCCCGCACCATCGCCGAACTCAACGCTCTTCCGCTGACCACGCTGGCTGCGGTGCTCCGCGGGACCACCGATGCTGGCAACACGGGCGTTGCTAACGAGGGCCGCGCCGACGCCCGCAGCCTGGTTGCGGCCACCATCACCGCCGACCTGCTGCGACGCATCGATGTTCTGCTGGAGCTGGGTCTCGGCTACCTCAGCCTGGGGCGCGCCACACCCACCCTGTCCCCGGGTGAAATGCAACGCCTCCGCATCGCCACGCAGCTGCGTGCCGGGCTCTTTGGTGTGATTTACGTTTTGGATGAGCCCTCCGCCGGGCTGCATCCGGCCGACGCCGAGCCGCTGCTGGCTGTGCTGGAGGAGCTCAAGAGCACCGGGAACTCGGTTTTCGTGGTGGAACACAACATGGACGTGGTGCGACGCGCGGACTGGATTGTGGACGTGGGACCGCACGCCGGCGCCAACGGCGGCCAGGTACTCTACAGCGGCCCGACGGAGGGCCTAGCCGAGGTGAGTAGCTCCGTCACCAGAGAGTTCCTCTTCGCGGATCAGCGCGCGCAGGATGCGGAGCGCGCGCCGCGGCATCCGCTGGGCTGGCTCACGCTGGAGGGCATCACCCGCCACAACCTGCAGAACCTTGACGCACGATTCCCGCTCGGGGTACTCACGGCGGTCACCGGCGTGTCCGGCAGCGGCAAATCCACCCTCGTGAGCCAGGTGCTGGCCGAGGCGGTTGGCCTGCATCTGCACCCCGATCAGGACGCACAAACATCCACTGCACCAACGGGGTCCGCCACGGGAGAGGATGACGCGCCCGACGAGGACGACGACGCGAGCGGCGCGACAACCGTGCAGGCCATCAGCGGAGCCGACGTCATCGACCGCATCGTGCGAGTGGACCAGAAGCCCATCGGTCGCACCCCGCGCTCCAACCTGGCCACGTACACGGGGCTCTTTGACGCCGTGCGGTCAACCTTTGCGGCCACACCCGAAGCTCGCGCTCGCTCCTACAATGCCGGGCGATTCTCCTTCAACGTGGCCGGCGGGCGCTGCCCCACCTGCCTCGGTGAGGGATTTGTCGCCGTTGGGCTACTGTTCCTGCCGGGCAGCTATGCCCCGTGCCCCGACTGCGGCGGTTCGCGCTACAACCCGGAGACCCTCGAGGTGACCTATCGCGACAAGAACGTAGCCGATGTCCTCGGGCTCACCGTTGACGCTGCGGCCGCTTTCCTGGCCGACGTTCCCGTGGCGCTCCGCAGTCTGGAGACCCTGCAGGAGGTAGGGCTTGGTTACCTGCGCCTCGGGCAACCAGCCACCGAGCTCTCCGGTGGTGAAGCTCAACGCATCAAACTCGCAACGGAGCTGCAGCGCGCGCGGCGGGGCCACACTCTCTATGTGCTCGATGAGCCCACGACAGGGCTGCACCCGGCCGATGTCGTGCTGCTGCTCACGCAACTGAACCGCCTCGTCGACATCGGCAACACCGTGATTGTGGTGGAGCACGACATGGACGTGGTGGCGGCGGCCGACTGGGTGATTGACATCGGGCCCTCCGGCGGAGACAAGGGCGGGCGCATCGTGGCGGAGGGCACCCCGCACGCCGTGGCGGCGCATCCCACCAGCCGCACCGCTCCCTACCTCGCCCTGAGGCTTGCCTAG